The segment AGAGTACAACAAGGTAGTGTTCCTTGACGCGGATATTCAAGTCTATGACAATATAGACGAGCTATTTGATTTGCCAGATGGTTACTTGCATGGCGTTATAGGCTGTTTCTGTGAGAAAACATGGAGCCACACGCCCCAATACAAAATTGGATACTGCCAGCAGTGCCCGGAAAAGGTGAAGTGGCCGGTCGAGATGGAATCTCCTCCTCCACTGTACTACAACGCTGGAATGTTTGTGTTTGAGCCTAACCTCTCTACATATGAGAGCCTCCTCCAGACTCTCAAGGTCACACCACCTTCAGAATTTGCAGAACAAGTGAGTTATATGTTACATTTAAAATTCAGATTAAAATGATGCAAACATGTTTTcgtaaatattaaaatcatactTGGTTATTGAGAAAATAAAAGACatgaaatattattttccaCTGATTCGAATGATGATGAATTGGTACGTGGGATTTTGGCAGGATTTTCTCAATGTGTTCTTCGAGAAAGTTTTTAAACCGATTCCATTGGTTTACAACTTGATTATGTCTGTACTTTGGCGCCACCCGGAGAATGTGGAGCTGGAGAATGTCAAAGTTATTCATTACTGTGCACCTGTAAGTACTCTCTATTGCTTACATACATGTCTTGATTCTGAATTTTTCATCCTTTTTATAAGTATTACTGGTGAATAATGGTAGGGATCCAAGCCATGGAAGTTCACTGGAGAAGAAGCTTACATGGACAGAGAAGATGTCAAAATGTTGGTCAAGAGATGGTGGGATATTTATAACGACGAATCCCTCGATTTCAAATCGTAAAGACCTGGTGAAGATGCGGAAGCCCTTTTGAAATATTTTGGCGTGGCATAAAGCCAAATTATGTTTACAATTACTGTTTTGGTGTGTTTGATTTCTATGCTTTAAGTTATATGTTTTCTTTGATTGTGTGGTGAGAATAAAATTTGTCAAACTATAATAATTCATGGCATTTTgctaaaatataacaaaaaaaaaacagatctatCGTCTTTTTATCATAGATTTTTGGTCGATATCTGgacctttaatatttttagattatttgaaacattaataaaaatatttaataaaccaaaaaattaaaaaaatggaaatgatGAATTGTAACATACAATCACacatataaaacatattttgttgTCTGATTCTTGGTGAAATAGAATTTTGTTATTGTTCTACAAATACCGTATGTTATTTAGCTAATTATATAGTTATCTgcaagactttttttttttgtgtgcaccAACTTCCTTAATCAGATCAACCCATGTTTGGTACAAAAGCGTTTAGAGCCTGCTTGGCTAAAAGATCAACAGAAGAAACAGAGTTCCTAGGAACCCAGTGAAAAGAAACAGAGTTATCTGCAAGACTTTAAATACGTAATTTACCTATTATGCAATCAACTATACAAACGTGGATATTATGTTACTTGGTCTCAGTTATTATGTGATTGTTCGTATGTTTACAAATTACAAGTCTACAAACCAAATCAATTAGTATTATAAGTAGAgtgttatatatacaaaaataaatttattgatttGTAAATCATGAGaacaacaattttaaaatatttatgaaatttttttttaatatcaaaaaCGTATATTTTCCAACTATTGTATAAGAATTCACTTCTATTTGTACTAGATTTTTTAATCGCGCTACGCGCAGatagatattatatgtatttttcaattctaaaaaaaaaagtataatattgtattacattatttaaagaatataaaataagactacataacataaatatatatttaaaattttctttgtagaaattattatgttgtttgattgttgtacttgattcaacATATTTACATAGTTATTTGTGAtggatgaataactatatttttattatcagtaaaaaatatatatttattatataatataagaattatttacttttaaaacaaatttgtcTCATGTTAGGGACTcgattatagacatatcatattcgaatgagacatttttacaattatcaatcttcttaacagtcaagaaacaaatctgaatatcaaaacattatctcatacgatctctttgtggaataactgttCTGAAGAAAtagaatttaggcatcaaaaagaactgaaaatggatgtgcagatgtgttatatAAATCATctttacaaaatactattcatagttcatatatcatttatgttcatcctatttttttgtcaatcatttcttaaacatcttgaaataactgatgctaattaataataaacttttggctggcaaaaaaaatcaaatttgtctaattatcgcttaaatattttattaatattatctaagaagctttcaactgatatcatagtttaatttttattagttttttttgttaatttcagagttttttgtatttaagatttttttcaatattaag is part of the Brassica rapa cultivar Chiifu-401-42 chromosome A09, CAAS_Brap_v3.01, whole genome shotgun sequence genome and harbors:
- the LOC103838509 gene encoding galactinol synthase 4-like, which produces MAPSIPMDQVILKQNAHQQRAYMTFLAGNGDYVKGVVGLAKGLRKVKSAYPLVVAVMPDVPEEHKEILRSQGCIMREIEPVYPPDDQVSYARDYYIINYSKLRIWNFIEYNKVVFLDADIQVYDNIDELFDLPDGYLHGVIGCFCEKTWSHTPQYKIGYCQQCPEKVKWPVEMESPPPLYYNAGMFVFEPNLSTYESLLQTLKVTPPSEFAEQDFLNVFFEKVFKPIPLVYNLIMSVLWRHPENVELENVKVIHYCAPGSKPWKFTGEEAYMDREDVKMLVKRWWDIYNDESLDFKS